A stretch of the Sphingosinithalassobacter tenebrarum genome encodes the following:
- a CDS encoding helix-turn-helix transcriptional regulator, whose translation MSDTPDRILRLEAVLERTGLSRSTMYRKMHDGSFPKSIQISDRCIGWRQSAIDAWMRSPTRYSARAEQ comes from the coding sequence ATGTCTGATACCCCCGACCGCATCCTTCGTCTCGAAGCAGTGCTTGAGCGCACCGGCCTCAGTCGCTCGACCATGTATCGCAAGATGCATGACGGCAGCTTCCCGAAAAGCATCCAGATCAGCGATCGCTGCATCGGATGGCGTCAGTCCGCCATCGATGCCTGGATGCGCAGTCCCACGCGCTATTCGGCTAGGGCCGAGCAATAG
- a CDS encoding PAS domain-containing protein: protein MDMAPRGLSDRNERRREDEDDAAMTERPLDIGTDERRMHVRAYNHWVSLLQGRAYPSIEDLDPGNIADFGPHSVLLDFTGGIEDPAIRYLGAALREECGVDGSITHIAQVPSRSLLSRLTDHYLQIIANRAPIGFEAEFIGQRGHNTLYRGILMPFSSDEDTIDFIYGVINWKELVDAETQARLAAEVEESRRAVPRPSPTAPVWADGPSAGISQEAAEPKAPALLPSGLSDRLMLARESAAAARASDTRSRAALYRALARAYDFARATEADEDGYVAILDSAGLKRQERAPMTPAVKLVFGADYDKTRVTEFAAVLAHARRNDVPEGELDGFLDSAEGGIKGIVKAERALRRPAKKPDIFARAAEELRERPPLAHVPIRAVDDCDFVVLVARPGEDGLDIVATVPGDRALIERAVKKAAA, encoded by the coding sequence ATGGATATGGCCCCCCGCGGACTAAGCGATCGTAACGAGCGCCGGCGCGAGGATGAGGACGACGCCGCGATGACCGAGCGGCCGCTCGACATCGGCACCGACGAACGTCGGATGCACGTGCGCGCCTATAATCATTGGGTTTCGCTGCTTCAGGGCCGCGCCTATCCTTCGATCGAGGATCTCGATCCGGGCAATATCGCCGATTTCGGCCCGCACAGCGTGCTGCTCGATTTCACCGGCGGGATCGAGGATCCGGCGATTCGCTATCTCGGCGCGGCGCTGCGCGAGGAATGCGGCGTCGACGGATCGATCACGCACATCGCCCAGGTGCCCAGCCGTTCGCTGCTTTCGCGCCTGACCGATCACTATCTCCAGATCATCGCAAATCGCGCGCCGATCGGATTCGAAGCCGAATTCATCGGCCAGCGCGGGCACAACACGCTCTATCGCGGCATCCTGATGCCCTTTTCCTCGGACGAGGACACGATCGATTTCATCTATGGCGTGATCAACTGGAAGGAACTGGTCGACGCCGAGACGCAGGCCCGGCTGGCCGCAGAGGTCGAGGAATCGCGCCGCGCCGTGCCGCGCCCCTCGCCGACCGCACCGGTCTGGGCCGACGGACCCAGCGCCGGAATTTCGCAGGAAGCGGCCGAACCCAAGGCTCCCGCGCTGCTCCCCTCGGGCCTGTCCGACCGGCTGATGCTCGCGCGCGAATCGGCCGCCGCCGCGCGCGCCTCGGACACGCGCAGCCGCGCCGCGCTCTATCGCGCGCTCGCCCGCGCCTATGATTTCGCCCGCGCGACCGAGGCCGACGAAGACGGCTATGTCGCGATTCTCGACTCGGCGGGACTGAAGCGTCAGGAGCGCGCCCCGATGACCCCGGCGGTGAAGCTCGTCTTCGGCGCCGATTACGACAAGACGCGCGTTACCGAATTCGCCGCCGTGCTGGCCCATGCGCGGCGCAACGACGTGCCCGAAGGCGAACTCGACGGATTTCTCGATTCGGCCGAGGGCGGCATCAAGGGCATCGTCAAGGCCGAGCGCGCGCTGCGCCGCCCGGCGAAAAAGCCCGATATCTTCGCGCGCGCCGCGGAAGAACTGCGCGAACGGCCGCCGCTCGCCCATGTCCCGATCCGCGCGGTCGACGATTGCGACTTCGTGGTGCTGGTCGCGCGGCCGGGCGAGGACGGGCTCGACATCGTCGCGACGGTGCCCGGCGACCGCGCGCTGATCGAACGCGCGGTGAAGAAGGCCGCCGCCTAA
- a CDS encoding HipA N-terminal domain-containing protein: MSKRCSPYSPSSSSNSNCGSAANPPRHWTTSSDGPQVFDTARCPERPPGRASLQGRQRGGRVSLRSGLARRGTYTAGFALTPTQHHTYSGAAVTAVFDNLPSDNDDIRRRIAARFGTKGTDFCSLLAAIGRDCVGALQLLPEDEAPHLPARSKPSP, translated from the coding sequence ATCTCAAAACGCTGTTCGCCATACTCACCTTCCTCAAGCTCGAATTCGAACTGCGGGAGCGCAGCCAATCCGCCCCGGCACTGGACGACATCTTCTGATGGCCCACAGGTCTTCGACACTGCGCGTTGTCCTGAACGGCCGCCAGGCCGGGCTTCGCTCCAGGGCCGCCAACGGGGCGGTCGGGTTTCGCTACGCTCCGGACTGGCTCGCAGGGGAACATACACAGCCGGCTTCGCTCTCACTCCCACTCAACACCACACCTATTCCGGCGCCGCCGTTACCGCAGTCTTCGACAATCTGCCTTCCGACAATGACGATATCCGCCGCCGCATCGCCGCGCGCTTCGGAACGAAGGGCACCGACTTCTGCAGCCTGCTCGCCGCGATAGGCCGCGATTGCGTCGGCGCCTTACAGCTTCTTCCCGAAGACGAAGCACCGCACCTGCCGGCGCGATCGAAGCCGAGCCCCTGA
- a CDS encoding HipA domain-containing protein, with translation MLRNLGRAPLGLEPDDAFRISIAGAQEKTALLWWQDRWHKPLGTTATTHIFKPRIGELPNGIDLSNSAENENLCLTFLAALGLPVPPSEIARFEEQPVLIVERFDRLWARDGRLLRRPQQDVCQALSVPPTRKYEDHGATGVADIRRLFAGSDRPDIDRRMLMKTIIAFWLIGASDGHAKNFSIFLLPGGRFTATPLYDVLSAEPSFAAHQINQRQLRLVMAIGDHRRYRPDEIAPHHFLQLAIRAGYDQEATRTILHELSTIAERAFVAAAAAMPDSVPAALIDPIGVAIRQRIERIDLM, from the coding sequence ATGCTGCGTAACCTCGGCAGGGCGCCGCTGGGGCTCGAACCGGACGACGCCTTCCGCATCTCGATCGCCGGGGCCCAGGAAAAGACCGCTTTGCTGTGGTGGCAGGATCGCTGGCACAAACCACTGGGCACGACCGCCACGACGCATATCTTCAAGCCCCGGATCGGCGAACTGCCGAACGGCATCGACCTCTCCAACAGCGCCGAGAACGAGAATCTCTGCCTTACCTTCCTCGCTGCTTTGGGACTTCCGGTGCCGCCAAGCGAAATCGCCCGTTTCGAGGAGCAGCCGGTGCTGATCGTCGAACGCTTTGATCGGCTCTGGGCACGCGATGGGCGCCTGCTTCGCCGTCCGCAGCAAGACGTCTGCCAGGCATTGTCGGTCCCGCCGACGCGAAAATATGAGGATCATGGCGCCACGGGTGTTGCCGATATCAGGCGGCTGTTCGCCGGGAGTGACCGGCCCGACATCGATAGGCGGATGCTGATGAAGACGATCATCGCCTTCTGGCTAATCGGCGCCAGCGACGGTCACGCCAAGAATTTCAGCATCTTCCTGTTGCCAGGAGGCCGCTTCACGGCCACGCCGCTATATGATGTGCTTTCAGCCGAGCCGAGCTTCGCGGCGCACCAGATCAACCAACGCCAGCTGCGGCTCGTCATGGCGATCGGCGACCACCGCCGGTACCGTCCCGACGAAATCGCGCCGCACCACTTTCTCCAGTTGGCCATTCGCGCGGGCTATGACCAGGAAGCCACGCGCACGATCTTGCACGAGCTCAGCACTATCGCCGAGCGAGCGTTCGTAGCCGCAGCGGCCGCGATGCCCGACAGCGTGCCGGCAGCCTTGATCGATCCGATCGGCGTCGCCATCCGGCAGCGGATCGAACGTATCGATCTGATGTGA
- a CDS encoding DUF6692 family protein, with protein MIRLTLLVVAALPLIALGGCNRNTAPGNDREAQVDAAPSPAPRTPAAQALSGVAVAAVQPETMTDADIASLGGPEGMCSIRLTRVGLPSFVHTGLDRTGAIKLNGKLIPMRAQREGMFADDGLRVAILPLDDKFDSNGLREAEMIVMLPGAEDEIGFRGYEDCSRRIDRPVKGEARSFVSSPWPSAALGTTALIPLLAVAALLEIKTGGRPCRGRRSSRHVRRLGARH; from the coding sequence ATGATCCGCCTGACGCTGCTCGTCGTCGCCGCGCTGCCGCTGATCGCGCTTGGCGGCTGTAACCGCAACACCGCCCCGGGCAACGACCGCGAGGCGCAAGTCGACGCGGCGCCGAGCCCGGCGCCCCGGACGCCTGCCGCTCAGGCGCTTTCAGGAGTTGCCGTCGCGGCCGTACAGCCCGAAACGATGACCGACGCGGACATTGCCAGCCTGGGCGGGCCGGAGGGCATGTGCAGCATTCGACTGACGCGCGTGGGACTGCCCTCCTTCGTGCATACCGGTCTCGATCGAACGGGCGCGATCAAGCTCAACGGCAAGCTCATCCCAATGCGTGCGCAGCGGGAGGGGATGTTTGCCGATGACGGGCTGCGCGTAGCCATCCTGCCGCTGGACGACAAATTCGATTCGAACGGTCTCCGCGAGGCCGAAATGATCGTCATGCTCCCCGGCGCCGAGGATGAAATCGGCTTTCGCGGCTATGAGGATTGCTCGCGCCGTATCGACAGACCAGTCAAAGGAGAGGCACGATCCTTCGTATCTTCTCCCTGGCCCAGCGCCGCGCTCGGCACTACGGCTCTGATTCCGCTACTCGCCGTTGCGGCGCTACTTGAGATCAAAACCGGGGGGCGACCATGTCGCGGCCGACGATCCTCTCGACACGTCCGTCGGTTGGGCGCTCGACACTAG
- a CDS encoding DUF2274 domain-containing protein: protein MPELRLARIPDRTPIKIAIMVLPDLHQSLTAYADAYRETYGETASVADLIPYMLQSFLDSDRAFARSRPKS from the coding sequence ATGCCCGAGCTTCGCCTCGCGCGCATCCCCGACCGCACCCCGATCAAGATTGCGATCATGGTCCTTCCCGACCTGCACCAGTCGCTGACCGCCTATGCCGATGCCTATCGCGAGACCTATGGTGAGACGGCGAGCGTCGCCGACCTCATCCCCTACATGCTCCAGAGCTTTCTCGACAGCGACCGCGCCTTCGCGCGTTCCCGCCCCAAATCCTGA
- a CDS encoding helix-turn-helix domain-containing protein, whose product MRAIIRSPQTLGSALRRARRAAGLTQKELGARTNLRQATISNLEKGEGANLKTLFAILTFLKLEFELRERSQSAPALDDIF is encoded by the coding sequence ATGCGCGCAATCATCCGGTCCCCCCAGACGCTCGGCAGCGCACTGCGCCGGGCAAGACGCGCCGCCGGGCTTACGCAGAAGGAATTGGGCGCGCGAACCAATCTTCGACAGGCGACGATTTCGAACCTCGAGAAAGGCGAAGGCGCAAATCTCAAAACGCTGTTCGCCATACTCACCTTCCTCAAGCTCGAATTCGAACTGCGGGAGCGCAGCCAATCCGCCCCGGCACTGGACGACATCTTCTGA
- a CDS encoding TrbG/VirB9 family P-type conjugative transfer protein, with protein sequence MLVKPFASDLATNLIITTDRRVYHLAMSSGEGEAMASLARTYPQDALIALHRAAAEAEARAPVAEGLALERLRFDYRIAGDRPGWRPLRATIPVLRSIRTASKRRLRPMCSRRAASSPPA encoded by the coding sequence GTGCTGGTCAAGCCGTTCGCGAGCGACCTCGCCACCAACCTCATCATCACCACCGACCGGCGTGTCTATCATCTGGCGATGTCGAGCGGGGAGGGGGAGGCGATGGCGAGCCTCGCCCGGACCTATCCGCAGGACGCGCTGATCGCGCTTCACCGCGCAGCAGCCGAAGCCGAAGCGCGGGCACCGGTGGCGGAAGGGCTAGCGCTCGAACGGCTCCGCTTCGACTACAGGATCGCTGGCGACAGGCCGGGCTGGCGTCCGCTTCGGGCAACGATTCCGGTGCTCCGGTCAATCCGCACCGCATCGAAGCGCCGGCTTCGCCCTATGTGCTCTCGGCGGGCAGCGTCATCGCCGCCAGCCTGA
- a CDS encoding NAD-glutamate dehydrogenase has protein sequence MTKNTLKTLAAELESHLTDGALPGELEGFDEEARAEAAQFLAKAAVHRRTGDSRIEMATYLADGRRRMRLAVANDDMPFLVDSIASAIAAHDIVIHRIIHPIIPVTRDKDGTIVKVGEGHPESMIYIEMERGEARLRRALAADIERTLDQVRDAVSDWPELMRAMAADIERIESEEGAALVRWFHDGKMTLLGHERWARDGSASDQLGLCRYTLDVPILAESSRAAALQWFEEGGEAPLLLKSNAVSPVHRRVPLDLVVVPLRDDDRITGLSIHAGLWTSAAMHTQPRDVPVLRTRLGMLERKFGFDPAGHTGKAMQHALQSLPHDLITAFPAEALETLAMTAMSVADRPRSKLVLIRSALGRHLFAFVWLPRDEVSTGHRTAIGGMLTKAAHARLINWSIALEDGVVALIRYTLDLRDGGVMPDAQALDNELEHMMRGWVPAVEAALSDRVGQRATRLALRYAGAFPSAYRDENDAEEAALDILRLCALSGTDARSVRICPVPGRRDMIRVKLYRLGGALALSDAVPVFENFGFHVVEEVPTRLTDGTEAYVHDFEVSVVGGIPDAIRDDPKVVEDAIAAVLEGRAENDSFNRLIVEAGVSPASVVLFRAWFRYLRQTGLSYGLSTVVDALRRAPKVAAALIERFAIAHDPSRQPADEEAIARADRAIASGLDEVSAIDDDRILRTFSGVIGATLRTNAYAAASEEALAFKLDSAQVPGLPKPLPWREIFVYSPRVEGVHLRAGPVARGGLRWSDRRDDFRTEILGLMKAQRVKNAVIVPTGAKGGFYPKQLPDPRQDRDAWFEEGKESYRIFIRALLSVTDNIVKGEVVHPDDVTILDDDDPYFVVAADKGTATFSDVANAIAIDRGFWLGDAFASGGSHGYDHKAMAITARGAWVSVQRHFLEMGIDVQSEPVRVAGCGDMSGDVFGNGMLLSKAIKLVAAFDHRHIFLDPDPDPAKSWDERKRMFDLPRSSWDDYDRSLISKGGGVFARTEKSIPLTPEIRELLGIDAKELDPSALISAILRAPVDLLWFGGIGTYIKSSDENNVEVGDPANDRLRVDANMVRAKAVGEGANLGVTQAGRIEFAAAGGRINTDFIDNSAGVDCSDNEVNIKIALNREMNEGDLKFEERNKLLAQMTDDVAALVLEDNRLQTLALSFMENDGARALRSYVRVIEILEASGRLDRAVEGLAANDDLLRRAQEGRGLTRPELAVLLATAKLALQDAVEACELGKQELLEPDLYGSFPTAMRERFPKAIAEHRLRGEIVATKLANRIINRLGVLHPFELAEEEGAAMGDIASMFIVAERLFGLQEIWEAIETGEMSEEARIALFDEVAVGARSQIADLLRTVRPGEAASDVIERLEKGIANLDRQAKDLLLEEVRTQSGRISEKLESAGAPAELAARVVRLFELDGAVGLADLGERQGIDETVLTRAFTHLGQVLGLDWAQANAARVYTGDPWERLLIASLARDFQQLRLDFLARREGKDPEAAVDAWLEDQADRVDQFVKLVERAKLAASPSAAMLAQIAGQARVLLAR, from the coding sequence ATGACGAAAAACACCTTGAAAACGCTGGCGGCAGAGCTCGAATCGCATCTCACCGACGGCGCGTTGCCCGGCGAGCTGGAAGGCTTTGACGAAGAGGCCCGCGCCGAGGCCGCACAATTTCTGGCCAAGGCTGCGGTCCACCGCCGCACCGGCGATTCGCGCATCGAGATGGCGACCTATCTCGCCGATGGCCGGCGGCGGATGCGGCTTGCCGTCGCCAATGACGACATGCCCTTCCTGGTCGATTCGATCGCCAGCGCCATTGCCGCGCACGACATCGTCATTCACCGGATCATCCACCCGATCATTCCGGTGACGCGCGACAAGGACGGGACGATCGTCAAGGTCGGCGAAGGCCATCCCGAATCGATGATCTACATCGAAATGGAGCGCGGCGAGGCCCGGCTGCGCCGCGCGCTGGCGGCCGATATCGAACGCACGCTCGATCAGGTGCGCGATGCGGTCAGCGACTGGCCCGAACTGATGCGCGCGATGGCGGCCGATATCGAACGCATCGAATCGGAGGAAGGCGCCGCGCTGGTGCGCTGGTTCCACGATGGCAAGATGACGCTGCTCGGCCACGAACGCTGGGCACGCGACGGCAGCGCCAGCGACCAGCTGGGGCTGTGCCGCTATACGCTCGACGTTCCGATCCTCGCGGAAAGCTCGCGCGCTGCTGCGCTGCAATGGTTCGAGGAAGGCGGAGAGGCACCGCTGCTGCTCAAATCCAATGCGGTGTCGCCGGTGCATCGCCGCGTTCCGCTTGATCTGGTGGTCGTGCCGCTGCGCGACGACGATCGGATCACCGGCCTTTCGATCCATGCCGGGCTGTGGACCAGCGCGGCGATGCATACCCAGCCGCGCGACGTGCCGGTGCTGCGCACCCGGCTGGGGATGCTGGAGCGCAAATTCGGCTTCGATCCCGCCGGCCATACCGGCAAGGCGATGCAGCATGCGCTGCAGTCGCTGCCGCATGATCTGATCACGGCCTTCCCGGCCGAAGCGCTGGAAACGCTGGCGATGACGGCGATGTCGGTGGCCGATCGCCCGCGCTCTAAGCTGGTGCTGATCCGCAGCGCGCTGGGGCGGCACCTCTTCGCCTTCGTCTGGCTGCCGCGCGACGAGGTCTCGACCGGCCACCGCACCGCGATCGGCGGCATGCTGACCAAGGCGGCGCATGCCAGGCTGATCAACTGGTCAATCGCGCTCGAAGACGGCGTCGTCGCGCTCATTCGCTATACACTCGACTTGCGTGACGGCGGCGTGATGCCCGACGCGCAGGCGCTCGACAACGAACTCGAACACATGATGCGCGGCTGGGTGCCGGCGGTGGAGGCCGCGCTCTCCGATCGCGTGGGCCAGCGCGCGACGCGGCTGGCGCTGCGCTATGCCGGCGCCTTCCCCTCCGCCTATCGCGACGAGAATGACGCCGAAGAGGCGGCGCTGGACATATTGCGGCTTTGCGCGCTCTCGGGGACCGACGCGCGGTCGGTGCGCATCTGCCCGGTGCCCGGCCGCCGCGACATGATCCGCGTAAAACTCTATCGGCTGGGAGGCGCGCTCGCGCTGTCGGACGCCGTGCCGGTGTTCGAAAATTTCGGCTTTCACGTCGTCGAGGAAGTACCCACACGCCTGACCGACGGCACCGAGGCCTATGTCCATGATTTCGAAGTCTCGGTCGTCGGCGGTATCCCGGATGCGATCCGCGACGACCCCAAGGTGGTCGAGGACGCGATCGCCGCGGTGCTCGAAGGCCGGGCGGAGAATGACTCGTTCAATCGCCTGATCGTCGAAGCGGGCGTTTCGCCCGCCTCGGTCGTTCTGTTCCGCGCCTGGTTCCGCTATCTGCGCCAGACGGGCCTGAGCTACGGCCTGTCCACCGTCGTCGACGCGCTGCGCCGCGCGCCCAAGGTCGCCGCCGCGCTGATCGAGCGGTTCGCGATCGCGCATGATCCCTCGCGCCAGCCGGCCGACGAGGAAGCCATCGCCAGGGCCGATCGCGCGATCGCATCAGGGCTCGACGAAGTTTCCGCGATCGACGACGACCGCATCCTGCGCACGTTCAGCGGTGTCATCGGTGCGACGCTGCGCACCAATGCCTATGCGGCCGCGAGCGAGGAAGCGCTCGCCTTCAAGCTCGACAGCGCGCAGGTCCCCGGCCTGCCCAAGCCGCTGCCGTGGCGCGAGATCTTCGTCTATTCGCCGCGCGTCGAGGGCGTCCATCTGCGCGCTGGCCCGGTCGCGCGCGGCGGGCTGCGCTGGTCCGACCGGCGCGACGATTTCCGCACCGAAATCCTCGGCCTGATGAAGGCGCAGCGCGTCAAGAACGCCGTCATCGTGCCGACCGGCGCCAAGGGCGGCTTCTATCCCAAGCAGCTTCCCGATCCGCGTCAGGATCGCGACGCCTGGTTCGAGGAAGGCAAGGAAAGCTACCGCATCTTCATCCGTGCGCTGCTTTCGGTCACCGACAATATCGTCAAGGGCGAGGTCGTTCATCCCGACGACGTCACCATCCTGGACGACGACGATCCCTATTTCGTCGTTGCGGCGGACAAGGGCACCGCGACCTTCTCCGACGTCGCCAATGCCATCGCGATCGATCGCGGCTTCTGGCTGGGCGACGCCTTCGCGAGCGGCGGCAGCCACGGCTATGACCACAAGGCGATGGCGATCACCGCGCGCGGCGCCTGGGTCTCGGTGCAGCGCCATTTCCTCGAAATGGGAATCGATGTGCAAAGCGAACCGGTGCGCGTCGCCGGCTGCGGCGACATGTCCGGCGACGTGTTCGGCAACGGCATGCTGCTGTCGAAAGCGATCAAGCTGGTCGCTGCCTTCGATCACCGTCACATCTTCCTCGATCCCGACCCCGATCCGGCGAAAAGCTGGGACGAGCGCAAGCGGATGTTCGATCTGCCGCGATCGAGCTGGGACGATTATGACCGCTCGCTGATCTCGAAGGGCGGCGGCGTCTTCGCACGCACCGAGAAATCGATTCCGCTCACGCCGGAAATCCGGGAATTGCTCGGCATCGACGCGAAGGAGCTCGATCCTTCCGCGCTCATTTCCGCGATCCTGCGCGCGCCGGTCGACCTGCTCTGGTTCGGCGGCATCGGAACGTACATCAAGTCCAGCGACGAGAATAATGTCGAGGTCGGCGATCCCGCCAATGATCGGCTGCGCGTCGACGCGAACATGGTGCGCGCCAAGGCGGTCGGCGAAGGCGCCAATCTGGGCGTCACCCAGGCGGGCCGCATCGAATTCGCCGCGGCCGGCGGGCGGATCAACACTGACTTTATCGACAATTCGGCGGGCGTCGATTGCTCGGACAACGAGGTCAACATCAAGATCGCGCTCAACCGCGAGATGAACGAAGGCGACCTGAAGTTCGAGGAGCGCAACAAGCTGCTCGCGCAAATGACCGACGATGTCGCGGCGCTGGTGCTCGAGGACAATCGCCTGCAGACGCTGGCATTGTCGTTCATGGAAAATGACGGCGCCCGCGCGCTGCGCTCCTATGTCCGTGTGATCGAGATACTGGAGGCCTCCGGCCGGCTCGACCGCGCGGTCGAGGGGCTGGCGGCGAATGACGACCTGCTGCGTCGCGCGCAGGAAGGTCGCGGCCTTACCCGTCCCGAACTCGCCGTGTTGCTCGCCACTGCCAAGCTGGCGCTGCAGGACGCGGTCGAGGCATGCGAGCTCGGCAAGCAGGAACTGCTCGAACCCGATCTCTACGGTTCCTTCCCCACCGCGATGCGCGAACGTTTCCCCAAGGCGATCGCCGAGCACCGGCTGCGCGGCGAAATCGTCGCGACCAAGCTGGCCAATCGCATCATCAACCGGCTGGGCGTACTCCACCCGTTCGAACTCGCCGAAGAGGAAGGCGCGGCGATGGGCGACATCGCATCGATGTTCATCGTTGCCGAGCGCCTGTTCGGCCTTCAGGAAATCTGGGAAGCAATCGAAACCGGCGAAATGTCGGAGGAAGCGCGCATCGCGCTGTTCGACGAAGTCGCAGTGGGCGCGCGCAGCCAGATTGCCGACCTGCTGCGCACCGTCCGCCCGGGCGAAGCCGCTTCCGATGTGATCGAGCGGCTCGAAAAGGGCATCGCCAATCTCGACCGCCAGGCCAAGGACCTGCTGCTGGAAGAAGTCCGCACGCAGAGCGGGCGGATTTCGGAGAAGCTCGAATCCGCCGGCGCGCCCGCCGAACTCGCCGCGCGCGTCGTGCGGCTGTTCGAACTGGACGGCGCGGTCGGCCTCGCCGATCTCGGCGAGCGGCAGGGCATCGACGAAACCGTGCTGACGCGGGCCTTTACGCATCTGGGGCAGGTGCTCGGGCTCGACTGGGCGCAGGCCAATGCCGCGCGCGTCTATACCGGCGATCCGTGGGAGCGGCTGCTGATCGCCAGCCTGGCACGCGATTTCCAGCAATTGCGACTGGATTTCCTCGCCCGCCGCGAAGGCAAGGATCCCGAAGCGGCAGTCGATGCGTGGCTGGAGGATCAGGCTGATCGCGTCGACCAGTTCGTAAAGCTGGTCGAACGTGCCAAGCTGGCCGCTTCACCCAGCGCGGCGATGCTCGCGCAAATCGCAGGACAGGCTCGGGTGTTGCTGGCGCGCTGA
- a CDS encoding TrbI/VirB10 family protein, which produces MLSAGSVIAASLITGIRSDVPGLVTAQVSENVFDSSTGRLLLIPQGARLIGTYDSVVAYGQSRALVVWQRIVFSDGSSLRIDDVPATDPSGYAGLAGKVDFHSWSLIKGIALSTLLGVTPELALSGGSDLLEAIRPSTQDNVARASDRITERNLGVQPTITIRPGTRVRLAVHRDLILRSWH; this is translated from the coding sequence GTGCTCTCGGCGGGCAGCGTCATCGCCGCCAGCCTGATCACCGGCATACGCTCGGACGTGCCGGGGCTGGTGACCGCGCAAGTCAGTGAGAACGTCTTCGATTCGTCGACGGGGCGTCTGCTGCTGATCCCCCAGGGCGCGCGACTGATCGGCACTTATGACAGCGTCGTCGCCTATGGCCAGTCGCGCGCGCTCGTTGTGTGGCAGCGGATCGTCTTTTCCGATGGCAGCTCGCTTCGCATCGACGATGTCCCGGCCACTGACCCCTCGGGCTATGCGGGGCTCGCCGGCAAGGTCGATTTCCACAGTTGGTCGCTGATCAAGGGCATTGCGCTGTCCACCCTGCTAGGCGTGACGCCGGAACTCGCGCTGTCGGGCGGCAGCGATCTGCTCGAGGCGATTCGACCATCCACGCAGGACAATGTGGCGCGTGCCAGCGACCGGATCACCGAGCGCAATCTCGGCGTCCAGCCGACGATCACGATCAGGCCCGGCACGCGTGTGCGCCTCGCCGTCCACCGCGACCTCATCCTTCGTTCCTGGCATTGA
- a CDS encoding DUF305 domain-containing protein, translating into MIATSTFVMFVLMYFNTYSSDHILFSETRFWMAFVMGAAMMVVMLLFMWSMYRNRTKNYIILAVAVTVFGIALWLVRSQTTIDDSEYMKAMIPHHSIAIMTSERAHIRDPRVRELAKDIIVAQRREIAEMRYLIEDIERNGVRTSERMPREEELKAPREAAR; encoded by the coding sequence ATGATCGCTACGTCGACCTTCGTCATGTTCGTACTGATGTACTTCAATACCTATAGCAGCGATCACATATTATTTAGTGAGACGCGCTTTTGGATGGCGTTCGTGATGGGTGCGGCGATGATGGTCGTCATGCTGCTCTTCATGTGGTCGATGTATCGCAACCGCACCAAAAACTATATCATCCTCGCGGTCGCTGTCACGGTATTCGGGATCGCACTCTGGCTGGTACGTAGCCAGACCACCATCGACGACAGCGAATATATGAAGGCGATGATCCCGCACCATTCGATCGCGATCATGACGAGCGAACGGGCGCATATCCGCGATCCGCGCGTCCGTGAGCTCGCCAAGGACATCATCGTCGCCCAGCGGCGCGAAATCGCCGAGATGAGATATCTGATCGAGGATATCGAGCGGAACGGCGTGCGCACAAGCGAGCGCATGCCGCGCGAGGAGGAACTGAAAGCGCCGAGGGAGGCAGCACGATGA